One Tepidisphaeraceae bacterium DNA segment encodes these proteins:
- a CDS encoding anhydro-N-acetylmuramic acid kinase yields MHVATNEPSRLIAGAMSGTSADGVDVAIVRIVGSGMTMRATIVHHLAHAFDASLKQKIFAIRGSGTVALRDLAELAHDLSLAYATAINAALRAAHLSADALTAIAAHGQTLFHAPPLTIQWLDPALLAARVGCPVVSDFRRADCAAGGQGAPLVPFADYIVFRDAAKHRVLLNIGGIANLSSIPAGGAIDDVIAFDTGPGNCISDHLCRQLDPTGPGYDANGARAMAGQVDARLVESVMAADYFRQPPPKSTDVPTMIDLFERARATAGTPLPAADLLATACAITAASILTAFRAAVGDAPAEWVVSGGGANNGAIMRALGQRVPTLLRSEDLGVDAAAKEALAFALLGAATLDGEPGNLPSVTGASRRVVGGTVTPRPG; encoded by the coding sequence ATGCACGTCGCGACGAACGAGCCCAGCCGACTGATCGCCGGCGCCATGAGCGGCACGAGCGCCGATGGCGTGGATGTCGCGATCGTGCGAATCGTCGGCAGCGGCATGACGATGCGGGCGACGATCGTCCACCACCTCGCCCATGCGTTCGATGCGTCGTTGAAGCAGAAGATTTTTGCGATTCGCGGCAGTGGCACGGTCGCGTTGCGAGATTTAGCGGAACTGGCACACGACCTCTCGCTGGCCTACGCCACCGCCATCAACGCGGCGTTGCGAGCGGCCCACCTGTCGGCCGACGCGCTGACGGCTATCGCGGCGCACGGGCAGACGTTGTTCCACGCGCCGCCCCTGACGATTCAATGGCTCGACCCCGCGCTGCTGGCCGCCCGCGTGGGGTGCCCCGTCGTCAGCGACTTCCGCCGGGCCGACTGCGCCGCCGGCGGGCAGGGGGCGCCGCTGGTGCCGTTCGCCGATTACATTGTATTTCGCGATGCCGCGAAGCACCGCGTGCTGTTGAACATCGGCGGCATCGCCAACCTGAGCTCCATCCCCGCAGGTGGGGCGATCGACGACGTGATCGCGTTCGACACCGGGCCGGGCAACTGCATCAGCGATCATCTCTGTCGGCAGCTCGACCCCACCGGGCCGGGTTACGACGCGAACGGCGCGCGGGCGATGGCGGGGCAGGTGGACGCGCGTCTCGTGGAGTCGGTGATGGCCGCCGACTACTTTCGCCAGCCCCCGCCCAAGAGCACGGACGTGCCGACGATGATCGACCTGTTCGAGCGCGCCCGCGCCACGGCTGGAACGCCGTTGCCCGCCGCCGACCTGCTCGCCACGGCGTGCGCGATCACGGCAGCGTCGATCCTGACTGCCTTTCGCGCCGCGGTGGGCGACGCGCCCGCCGAGTGGGTGGTCAGTGGCGGCGGGGCGAACAACGGCGCGATCATGCGGGCGCTGGGGCAGCGCGTCCCGACATTGCTGCGCAGCGAAGACCTCGGCGTCGACGCCGCCGCGAAGGAGGCCCTGGCCTTCGCCCTCCTCGGCGCCGCCACGCTCGACGGCGAACCGGGCAACCTGCCGAGCGTCACCGGCGCATCGCGCCGCGTGGTGGGGGGAACGGTCACGCCCAGGCCCGGCTGA
- the murQ gene encoding N-acetylmuramic acid 6-phosphate etherase, with translation MNDRSHLLTEQRLADSMNLDAMNVADAVALMNRQDQIAIDAVTAERANVARAIDLVVAALSRGGRLIYVGAGTSGRLGVLDASECPPTFRTDPETVQAIIAGGEAAVFRSQEGAEDNAAAGADAVDAKDVGPNDVVFGIAAGGTTPYVHGALRQATQRGARTVFLCCVADVPNEPPVDVVIRPLTGPEVVTGSTRLKAGTATKLVLNTVTTLAMVQLGKVYGNLMVDLRCSNDKLWERGARIVAAVTNLDRDAALTVLRAANGWVKAAIVMHERDVNEKEATRLLHAADGSLRVALLPSPGGPGGSKKA, from the coding sequence ATGAACGACCGCTCGCATCTGCTGACGGAACAACGGCTGGCCGACTCGATGAACCTCGACGCGATGAACGTCGCCGACGCGGTGGCGCTGATGAACCGGCAGGACCAGATCGCGATTGACGCGGTGACGGCCGAGCGGGCGAACGTCGCGCGGGCGATCGACCTCGTCGTGGCGGCGCTGTCGCGCGGCGGGCGGTTGATCTACGTGGGGGCGGGCACGAGCGGACGGTTGGGGGTGCTGGACGCATCCGAATGTCCCCCGACGTTTCGCACCGACCCCGAAACTGTGCAGGCGATCATCGCCGGGGGTGAGGCTGCCGTCTTCCGATCGCAGGAGGGGGCCGAGGACAACGCCGCCGCGGGCGCCGATGCGGTGGACGCGAAGGACGTGGGGCCGAACGACGTCGTCTTCGGCATCGCCGCCGGCGGCACGACGCCGTACGTGCATGGAGCGCTGCGGCAGGCGACGCAGCGCGGCGCGAGGACCGTCTTCCTCTGCTGCGTTGCCGACGTGCCGAACGAGCCACCGGTGGACGTGGTGATTCGCCCGCTGACCGGGCCGGAGGTGGTGACGGGTTCCACGCGCCTGAAGGCGGGCACCGCCACGAAGCTGGTGCTGAACACCGTCACCACGCTGGCGATGGTGCAGCTCGGCAAGGTGTACGGCAATTTGATGGTCGATCTGCGCTGCTCGAACGACAAGCTGTGGGAGCGCGGGGCGCGCATCGTGGCGGCAGTGACAAACCTCGATCGCGACGCGGCGCTGACCGTGTTGCGGGCGGCCAACGGGTGGGTGAAAGCGGCGATCGTGATGCACGAGCGGGACGTGAACGAAAAGGAAGCGACCCGCCTGCTGCATGCAGCCGACGGGTCGCTTCGCGTTGCGTTGTTGCCGTCGCCTGGTGGGCCAGGGGGCAGCAAGAAAGCTTAG
- a CDS encoding glycosyltransferase family 4 protein: protein MASLMELVDRVNKGETVEPAQLEVYQESPNSAEKFLAHHAHAMLDLRQAHQHMLQSLEAIDYSDQKVLNQFVSVSSFLGLADMRAQPTVRFGSSAIARREYALGLEAIASGMAFDLGQNGSYTADRENCQFVATQYARAAQGIDWAAPESIEWNNKLTKIAYIVSGIADDDATGRAVRSFAKHYDTKRFKLQVYVTDAAARREKSALTQATYALPSAKRAKDTLETLAKLKVSAWIAPLDGDLVTASRQLADQLVKDQIDVVIFDTTQADPVAAIVADWDVARVKMNLVRRSPLYAGGIDCVTYVDQNRFELDKTHWNRNSVESNFILEGIDVDDANGPAPQRSAYGIPEQAIVLATAAGDLDNAMSGEFVETVINILRAHPHAIYLLVGDGDLAWQKRKFESAGVGKRVGYAGKRKDLPGFLRIADLYLTEFPAAGATGVLQAMAMERPVVAMRWGDSAEQSQAASFVGSEGTISGRDTAAYIERVSKIIREPAYRAKLGKTMRARVEQHFAFNQTARHIEQLIDQLIQQSSEAEVEISINNDLDDEQENVAEAA from the coding sequence ATGGCATCGTTGATGGAACTTGTGGATCGCGTGAACAAAGGTGAGACGGTCGAACCCGCGCAGCTGGAGGTGTACCAGGAGTCGCCCAACAGCGCCGAGAAGTTCCTGGCCCATCATGCCCATGCCATGCTCGACCTTCGCCAGGCGCATCAGCACATGCTGCAGAGCCTGGAGGCGATCGATTACTCGGACCAGAAGGTGCTGAACCAGTTCGTCAGCGTCAGCAGCTTCCTGGGCCTGGCCGACATGCGGGCGCAGCCGACCGTTCGGTTCGGCAGCAGCGCGATCGCACGGCGTGAATATGCCTTGGGTCTGGAAGCCATCGCCAGTGGCATGGCGTTCGACCTCGGGCAGAACGGCAGCTACACCGCCGACCGCGAGAACTGTCAGTTCGTCGCCACGCAGTATGCCCGCGCCGCGCAGGGCATCGACTGGGCCGCGCCCGAGAGCATCGAGTGGAACAACAAGCTGACGAAGATCGCCTACATCGTCTCCGGCATTGCCGACGACGACGCGACCGGCCGCGCGGTGCGCAGCTTTGCCAAGCACTACGACACCAAGCGGTTCAAGCTGCAGGTCTACGTGACCGACGCCGCAGCCCGCCGCGAGAAGTCGGCCCTCACGCAGGCCACCTATGCCCTGCCCAGCGCCAAGCGCGCCAAGGACACTTTGGAAACCTTGGCCAAGCTGAAGGTGTCCGCGTGGATCGCCCCGCTCGACGGCGACCTCGTCACCGCCAGCCGGCAGTTGGCCGACCAGTTGGTGAAGGACCAGATCGACGTGGTCATCTTCGACACCACGCAGGCCGACCCCGTCGCCGCGATCGTGGCCGACTGGGACGTGGCCCGCGTGAAGATGAACCTCGTGCGCCGCAGCCCGCTGTACGCCGGTGGCATCGACTGCGTCACCTACGTCGACCAGAACCGCTTCGAGTTGGACAAGACGCACTGGAACCGCAACAGCGTCGAGAGCAACTTCATCCTGGAAGGCATCGACGTCGACGACGCCAACGGCCCCGCGCCGCAGCGCAGCGCTTACGGCATTCCGGAACAGGCGATCGTGCTCGCCACGGCCGCCGGTGACCTCGACAACGCCATGAGCGGCGAGTTCGTCGAGACCGTCATCAACATCCTCCGTGCCCACCCCCACGCCATCTACCTGCTGGTGGGCGACGGTGACCTCGCGTGGCAGAAGCGCAAGTTCGAGTCGGCTGGAGTGGGCAAGCGCGTCGGCTACGCAGGCAAGCGGAAGGATTTGCCCGGCTTCCTCCGCATCGCCGATTTGTACCTCACCGAGTTCCCCGCGGCCGGCGCCACCGGCGTGCTGCAGGCGATGGCGATGGAACGGCCGGTCGTCGCGATGCGCTGGGGCGATAGCGCCGAGCAGTCTCAGGCGGCGTCGTTCGTCGGCAGCGAGGGCACGATCAGCGGCCGCGACACCGCCGCCTACATCGAGCGCGTCAGCAAGATCATCCGCGAGCCGGCCTACCGGGCCAAGCTCGGCAAGACGATGCGCGCCCGCGTCGAACAGCACTTCGCGTTCAACCAGACCGCCCGCCACATCGAGCAGCTGATCGACCAGCTGATCCAGCAGAGCAGCGAGGCGGAGGTCGAGATCTCGATCAACAACGATCTCGACGACGAACAGGAAAACGTCGCCGAAGCCGCCTAA
- a CDS encoding DUF255 domain-containing protein, giving the protein MADHKHTNRLADETSPYLLQHAHNPVDWYPWGREAFEAAKAQNKPIFLSVGYSTCYWCHVMERQCFEVESIADEMNKRFINIKVDREERPDVDSLYMTAVQVLTRHGGWPMSVFLTPDLRPFYGGTYFPPTDAHGRPGFVSVLQGLDDAWQNRKDEVEKSAGQLANILQQVAQPHAAERTLTIDDDFIARVVRDSMTDYDPQYGGFGSAPKFPRETLLELLLDHLFYNPNPKQMAMVAHTLDAMALGGIRDHLGGGFHRYSTDAQWLVPHFEIMLYDNAMLGHAYVEAYRQTERPRYAQIARGVFDFVLREMTSPDGGFYTALDAETDAKEGESYLWTPAEVEEALGSADDARLFNRVYGLDRGPNFADPHGPNPSDPDKNILCLDEFPDDELEDRLALLRAKLKAVRNTRKQPMLDTKIITSWNALMIRALAIAGRTLSEPRYTEAAARGANFLLTHHRTPDGTLLRTSRDGKAKYAGFLDDYAFFAQALMALHESDGRYGWKDAAATIATDMVQKFEDDKNGGFFYTAVDSSELPVRQKVAGDSPLPSGNAMAAMVMQDLGHGATARATIAAFAPQMEQMGEGMSSMILAAAKYVRQEGPIEIGATADVKPTRDNTLTAAAAPPSAVAPAASLQASASDVLSIQPVWVSPTELWLNVTVMDGYHINAHEPLAGLVATQLSVAGGDGATVTQIDYPPSIKQKFEFAPDLLPVYAGEITIALHLSSPPKAPLRLALQYQPCSDIACLAAVTKQLTVAPD; this is encoded by the coding sequence ATGGCAGATCACAAGCACACGAACCGACTCGCCGACGAGACCTCGCCGTACCTGCTGCAGCACGCGCACAATCCGGTCGACTGGTACCCGTGGGGCCGGGAAGCCTTCGAGGCGGCCAAGGCGCAGAACAAGCCGATCTTCCTGTCCGTCGGTTACAGCACCTGTTACTGGTGCCACGTGATGGAACGCCAGTGCTTCGAGGTCGAGTCGATCGCCGACGAGATGAACAAGCGGTTCATCAACATCAAGGTGGACCGCGAGGAACGCCCCGACGTCGACTCGCTGTACATGACGGCCGTGCAGGTGCTGACGCGGCACGGTGGGTGGCCCATGAGCGTCTTCCTCACGCCCGATTTGCGCCCGTTCTACGGCGGCACCTACTTCCCCCCCACCGATGCCCACGGCCGCCCCGGGTTTGTCAGCGTGCTGCAGGGCCTAGACGACGCGTGGCAGAACCGAAAAGACGAGGTCGAGAAATCGGCCGGCCAGCTGGCCAACATCCTCCAGCAGGTCGCCCAGCCGCACGCCGCCGAGCGAACGCTGACGATCGACGACGACTTCATCGCCCGCGTCGTGCGCGACTCCATGACCGACTACGACCCGCAGTACGGCGGATTCGGCAGCGCGCCCAAGTTCCCCCGTGAAACGCTGCTCGAACTGCTGCTGGACCACCTGTTCTACAACCCCAACCCCAAGCAGATGGCGATGGTCGCCCACACGCTCGACGCGATGGCGCTCGGCGGCATTCGCGACCACCTGGGCGGGGGCTTTCACCGCTACAGCACCGACGCGCAGTGGCTGGTGCCGCACTTCGAGATCATGCTGTACGACAACGCGATGCTGGGCCATGCCTACGTCGAGGCGTACCGTCAGACCGAGCGGCCGCGCTACGCGCAGATCGCGCGCGGCGTGTTCGATTTCGTGCTGCGCGAGATGACCTCGCCCGACGGCGGCTTCTACACCGCCCTCGACGCCGAGACCGATGCCAAGGAAGGCGAGTCGTACCTCTGGACGCCGGCCGAGGTCGAAGAGGCGCTGGGCAGCGCCGACGACGCGCGGCTGTTCAACCGCGTGTACGGCCTCGACCGCGGCCCGAACTTCGCCGACCCGCACGGGCCCAACCCATCGGATCCGGACAAGAACATCCTCTGCCTCGACGAGTTTCCAGATGACGAGTTGGAGGACCGCCTTGCCTTGTTGCGCGCCAAACTGAAGGCAGTGCGCAACACGCGCAAGCAGCCGATGCTGGACACGAAGATCATCACCAGCTGGAACGCGCTGATGATCCGCGCGCTGGCGATCGCCGGCCGTACGCTCAGCGAACCGCGGTACACCGAGGCGGCCGCTCGCGGGGCAAATTTCCTGCTCACGCATCACCGCACGCCCGATGGCACGCTGCTGCGCACCAGCCGCGACGGCAAGGCCAAGTATGCGGGCTTTCTGGACGACTACGCCTTCTTCGCCCAAGCGCTGATGGCGCTTCACGAGTCCGACGGCCGCTACGGTTGGAAGGACGCTGCCGCCACGATCGCGACCGACATGGTGCAGAAGTTCGAGGACGACAAGAACGGCGGCTTCTTCTACACCGCCGTCGACTCGTCCGAACTGCCCGTGCGCCAGAAGGTGGCCGGCGACAGCCCGCTGCCCAGCGGTAACGCAATGGCCGCGATGGTGATGCAGGACCTCGGTCACGGCGCCACCGCCCGCGCTACGATCGCGGCATTCGCGCCGCAGATGGAGCAGATGGGCGAGGGCATGAGTTCGATGATCCTGGCGGCCGCCAAGTACGTGCGGCAGGAGGGGCCGATCGAGATCGGGGCCACTGCCGACGTCAAGCCGACCCGCGACAACACCCTGACCGCCGCTGCGGCACCACCGAGCGCGGTCGCGCCCGCGGCGTCGCTTCAGGCCAGCGCATCGGACGTGCTGTCGATCCAACCGGTCTGGGTCTCGCCGACCGAGTTGTGGCTGAACGTGACGGTGATGGACGGCTATCACATCAACGCCCACGAACCGCTCGCCGGCCTGGTCGCCACGCAGCTTTCGGTCGCCGGTGGCGATGGTGCGACGGTCACGCAGATCGACTACCCGCCATCGATCAAGCAGAAGTTCGAGTTCGCGCCGGACCTGCTGCCGGTGTACGCCGGCGAGATAACGATCGCGCTGCACCTGTCATCGCCGCCGAAGGCGCCGCTGCGGCTGGCGCTCCAGTACCAACCCTGCAGTGACATCGCCTGCCTCGCCGCGGTGACGAAGCAGTTGACGGTGGCGCCGGATTAG
- a CDS encoding RtcB family protein — translation MKARDLLDLGYKPGPSIGVALELIKQLRGTAGKHVIESDLLAILREPNAYKEHTHWAMLAQALIDQDARRSTYVPRAEPAPYRIWGEGLEAGALDQMKNAAQLPVAVSGALMPDAHQGYGLPIGGVLATENAIIPYAVGVDIACRMRLTVFDIPAKDLHRLSATLERALERETVFGTGGELRKRADHPVLEADWSVSPIARKNFDKASAQLGTSGSGNHFAEFGILTVKEDADGLPAGEHLALLTHSGSRGTGAAIADYYSKLAMDKHPELPPQLRRLAWLDLDSDAGQEYFAAMNLMGEYAAANHAVIHKKITKALDAEVIAGVENHHNFAWKERHGGRDVIVHRKGATPAGKGVLGVIPGSMAAPGFVVRGRGVPESLASASHGAGRRMSRTAAKEKFRWAHYKEQFERQGVKLLSAGIDEAPGAYKDINEVMAQQADLVDVLARFDPKIVKMAPAGEKPED, via the coding sequence ATGAAGGCCCGCGACCTACTAGACCTCGGTTACAAGCCCGGCCCCTCCATCGGCGTGGCGCTCGAACTCATCAAGCAGCTCCGCGGCACGGCGGGCAAGCACGTCATCGAAAGCGATCTGCTGGCGATCCTGCGCGAGCCCAACGCCTACAAGGAACACACGCACTGGGCGATGCTGGCGCAGGCGCTGATCGACCAGGATGCCCGCCGCAGCACCTACGTGCCACGGGCGGAGCCTGCGCCGTACCGCATTTGGGGCGAAGGGCTAGAGGCGGGCGCGCTCGATCAGATGAAGAACGCCGCGCAGTTGCCCGTGGCGGTCTCGGGGGCGCTGATGCCCGATGCGCACCAGGGATACGGCCTGCCGATCGGGGGCGTGCTGGCGACGGAGAACGCGATCATCCCCTACGCCGTCGGCGTCGACATCGCCTGCCGCATGCGGCTGACGGTCTTCGACATCCCCGCCAAAGACCTGCACCGCCTATCGGCCACGCTCGAGCGCGCGCTGGAGCGCGAGACCGTCTTCGGTACCGGTGGCGAGCTGCGCAAGCGCGCCGACCACCCCGTGCTGGAGGCCGACTGGTCAGTGTCGCCCATTGCGCGGAAGAACTTCGACAAGGCGAGCGCCCAGTTGGGCACGAGCGGCTCGGGCAACCACTTTGCCGAGTTCGGCATCCTTACCGTGAAGGAAGATGCCGACGGCCTGCCCGCTGGCGAGCATCTGGCGCTGCTGACGCACTCGGGCTCGCGCGGCACGGGGGCGGCCATTGCCGACTATTACTCGAAGCTGGCGATGGACAAGCACCCGGAATTGCCGCCGCAACTGCGGCGGTTGGCTTGGTTGGACCTGGACAGCGACGCCGGTCAGGAATACTTCGCCGCCATGAACCTGATGGGCGAGTACGCGGCAGCCAATCATGCCGTCATTCATAAGAAGATCACGAAGGCGCTCGACGCGGAGGTGATCGCAGGCGTGGAGAATCACCACAACTTCGCCTGGAAGGAACGCCACGGCGGGCGCGACGTCATCGTCCACCGCAAGGGCGCCACGCCGGCGGGCAAGGGCGTGCTGGGCGTCATCCCCGGTTCGATGGCAGCGCCGGGGTTCGTCGTGCGCGGGCGCGGCGTGCCGGAATCGCTCGCCAGCGCCAGCCACGGCGCCGGCCGCCGCATGAGCCGCACCGCCGCCAAGGAAAAGTTCCGCTGGGCGCACTACAAGGAACAGTTCGAGCGCCAGGGCGTGAAGCTGCTGTCGGCCGGCATCGATGAGGCGCCCGGCGCCTACAAGGACATCAACGAAGTGATGGCGCAGCAGGCCGACCTGGTCGACGTGCTGGCCCGTTTCGACCCCAAGATCGTCAAGATGGCCCCGGCGGGCGAGAAGCCGGAAGATTAG
- a CDS encoding Mrp/NBP35 family ATP-binding protein, protein MAIDREQVIAALRTVQDPELYKDIVTLNLVKEVVVDCDAVRITLELASAVGQQQIERSVRAALDKINAGNVQLNITARPPSARPGGGQSPAAGPAAPGQGARSVLPQVRTIIAVGAGKGGVGKSTVAVNLAVALQRTGARVGLMDGDIYGPSLPTMLAIKGQAPRVRGNKMLPFQVHGLHVVTIGALVEEDKPLIWRGPMAHGAFKQLLLDNTEWPDLDYLVVDLPPGTGDVPLTLCQLLSITGAVVVATPQQVALDDAIRAVRMFQQLGAPVLGMIENMSYFIDESGREHDIFGRGGTERVAGQLGMPYLGAIPMFTELRVNSDTGRPHANFEGNPKLKDSLEAVATRLAEEVARQNAQAKGPTLTIS, encoded by the coding sequence ATGGCCATTGATCGCGAACAAGTCATCGCCGCGTTGCGGACGGTGCAGGACCCGGAACTGTACAAGGACATCGTCACGCTGAACCTCGTGAAGGAGGTCGTGGTCGACTGCGACGCCGTCCGCATCACGCTGGAGCTGGCGTCGGCGGTGGGACAGCAGCAGATCGAGCGCAGCGTGCGGGCGGCGCTGGACAAGATCAACGCCGGCAACGTGCAGCTGAACATCACCGCCCGCCCGCCGAGCGCCCGACCCGGTGGCGGCCAGTCGCCCGCGGCGGGACCCGCCGCGCCGGGGCAGGGCGCGCGCAGCGTGCTGCCACAGGTGAGGACGATCATCGCCGTCGGCGCGGGCAAGGGGGGCGTGGGCAAGAGCACGGTCGCCGTCAACCTCGCTGTTGCACTGCAGCGCACCGGCGCGCGCGTCGGCCTGATGGATGGCGACATCTATGGCCCGTCGCTCCCCACCATGCTGGCGATCAAGGGCCAGGCCCCCCGCGTGCGGGGCAACAAGATGCTGCCGTTCCAGGTCCACGGCCTGCACGTCGTTACCATCGGCGCGCTCGTGGAAGAAGACAAGCCCCTCATCTGGCGCGGCCCCATGGCTCACGGCGCGTTCAAGCAACTGCTGCTGGATAACACCGAATGGCCCGATTTGGACTACCTCGTTGTCGACCTGCCCCCCGGCACCGGCGACGTGCCGCTCACGCTCTGCCAGTTGCTGTCGATCACCGGCGCGGTGGTCGTCGCCACGCCGCAGCAGGTGGCGCTGGACGACGCCATTCGCGCGGTGCGCATGTTCCAACAGCTTGGCGCACCAGTGCTGGGCATGATCGAAAACATGAGCTACTTCATCGATGAATCTGGCCGCGAACACGACATCTTCGGTCGCGGCGGCACCGAGCGCGTCGCGGGCCAACTGGGCATGCCGTACCTGGGCGCCATCCCGATGTTCACCGAACTGCGCGTCAACAGCGACACCGGCCGACCCCACGCCAACTTCGAGGGGAACCCGAAGCTGAAGGACTCGCTGGAGGCCGTCGCGACCCGGCTGGCCGAAGAAGTCGCCCGGCAGAACGCGCAGGCAAAGGGGCCGACGCTGACGATCTCGTGA